GCCCTGAATTGAAAGTTTAAATAACTGGTCTTCGGTAACTTCAGTGATATTACTActtcttttcttgcaattgtgtATCCATAAGAAACTGCTGGACAACACCAGCGAACTTACGGTATGGAAAGGTGGTCGCTTTTAAGATGTTTTGGTGAATGTGACTTGTTGAAAGCACCTTAATGCATATGCTTACGAAACTGAGTAATTtgccaattcgtgcaatatatGTCAGCTGTGGCGTTTACCTTTGATCATCTCATGTATTGCCTTTATCAATTTTGTGCAGATTAGTGTCGCAGTGCTGCTACAGCTGGGAACGGCTACTTTGCTCCATGATGCAGGGTGGCTAAAGATTCTGgttatttcctatttctttGGGTCTTTTCTCAATCACAATCTCTTTCTAGCCATCCATGAACTCAGCCACAATCTCGCCTTCTCAACTCCGGTATACAACCGCTGGCTTGGAATATTCGCTAATCTCCCCATTGGTGTTCCCATGTCTGTAACCTTCCAAAAGTATCACCTGGAGCACCATCGCTACCAGGGAGTTGACGGGATGGATATGGACGTTCCGAGCCTCGCTGAAGCCTATCTTGTGAGAAATGCTTTCACGAAGTCCATATGGGTAGTCTTGCAACTCTTCTTCTATGCTCTGCGGCCTCTGTTTCTCAAACCAAAACCTCCTGGTATTTGGGAGTTCATCAATTTCAGCATTCAGATAGCCCTCGATGTGTCCATGGTTTATTACTGGGGTTGGAAATCTTTTGCTTATTTGATCCTTTCTACATTTGTTGGGGGTGGGATGCACCCAATGGCCGGTCATTTCATCTCAGAACACTATGTTTTCAAGCCAGACCAAGAGACATATTCCTACTATGGTCCCCTGAATCTTATGACATGGAGCGTAGGATACCACAATGAGCACCATGATTTCCCTAGGATTCCAGGAAGCAAACTTCATAAGGTGAAGGAGATTGCACCGGAGTATTACGAGGGGCTTGATGCATATAAATCTTGGAGCCAGGTCATTTACATGTATATCATGGACTGCACTGTGGGGCCTTTCAGCcgaatgaaaagaaaaccatTGGGGACTTCCAAGAAATCTGAATAGGTTCCCCTTGACTTGTCCCTTTTTGTTCTCTGTAGTGGTGACTGCAATTTTCACTCGATGATTACGTATACTTCAGCGATTAGTGTTTATATAGCTGTAGACTGAAACGAGTGAGTCATTTGTTGATTAACTGAAACACCAGATAATTTATTCGTTTATGTTGACAAGGCATGCAGAATATGAGGTGTTGGGAAGTGTCCTTTAGATACTATCGCCTTTGTCATTGGAATTGGGATGTTTCGGGAGGTCCATATATAATTGCGATGATATAACATCTTCCTCTTTCAGAATTTTACACCTAATTGTTCGATATGCATAATTGAGCAGTTCTGCATGAAAACTGTCAGTTATGTCCATCATTCTGTTCAAATATTGGAAGGCAAGTCATTCTTGTAGAGAGTATTGGCTTCATGGAATCTGTCAAAGGCTGATGCTAGCACCAGGCATTTCTCTTTAGAAGATCGTAATACAGAAACCACTTTGGTTATCTGATGCTATATTATTAAATGTCTGAGCTTATTGTCATTGGTAAGTGAAATTTGATGCTTAACTCTTTGGTAAGTGAAAAGGTACTTTTTTTTACGGTGCCATGATTGACATGGCATAACCGAAAAATCACCTTATGCATTCCAACCAATTTCTGCATTTGCATTTTAGAACTCTTATTGAACAACACTAGTAAGAACCAagcaaagatttttttttttttttgtcaatccaaGCAAAGATTAACATAGAAGCTTTTCTCGTCTTTCTGTCAATTTTCTTGCTTCAGTCCTGCTCTGTATACATATCATATGTATCAGCCGCTACGACTATAAGTTATAGAAGAGCTCAAGCAGCGGGAGCTCCCTCAAGGTCGAGAGAAATGTTATGGAACACGGCCATCTGCTAAGAGTTTTCAGTAAGTAAATTGTAATCTGAAGCTTTGGACAAGGTTCCATACCAAAGTGGTTTGTTTTGGTTTATGTTCAGGGACCACCCCATGTCGTTGATTACTAGTACTAGTAGATTTCTTGGTTCATAAAGATTTTCTTCTGACCCGTGGTTAATTGACTTTTCAATCAATTCCAAATTTTCTATACTCGATAACCTTGTCTATGACATGCTCTAACTATTCAGAAGTGGGATGATTGTACATATTTTTAACTGGTGTTGGtttttcaatcaaatcaaacgCTCATTGATGGCTACCGAAGTAAATTGCAGTACCAAAAAACACAGGACCGAAACCGGCCAAAGGATATGGTTGTTACTCCATTAAACTTCATTCAGCTTGATCTAAACACAATCGCATCA
This sequence is a window from Rhodamnia argentea isolate NSW1041297 chromosome 3, ASM2092103v1, whole genome shotgun sequence. Protein-coding genes within it:
- the LOC115750408 gene encoding sphingolipid delta(4)-desaturase DES1-like, which gives rise to MVVAREDQEEGVMATDFFWSYTDEPHASRRKQILSQYPQIRQLFGPDPWAFLKISVAVLLQLGTATLLHDAGWLKILVISYFFGSFLNHNLFLAIHELSHNLAFSTPVYNRWLGIFANLPIGVPMSVTFQKYHLEHHRYQGVDGMDMDVPSLAEAYLVRNAFTKSIWVVLQLFFYALRPLFLKPKPPGIWEFINFSIQIALDVSMVYYWGWKSFAYLILSTFVGGGMHPMAGHFISEHYVFKPDQETYSYYGPLNLMTWSVGYHNEHHDFPRIPGSKLHKVKEIAPEYYEGLDAYKSWSQVIYMYIMDCTVGPFSRMKRKPLGTSKKSE